A window from Fragaria vesca subsp. vesca linkage group LG5, FraVesHawaii_1.0, whole genome shotgun sequence encodes these proteins:
- the LOC101311093 gene encoding putative SWI/SNF-related matrix-associated actin-dependent regulator of chromatin subfamily A member 3-like 1-like, which produces MDDQEDPVSLFLSLDQWQGPPDSDDSDPLPTPSDTYMLGFLIANIVGIQYYSGTITGREMVGLVREPLNPYDSNAIRVLNTRTVQVGHIERAVAAALAPLIDAELIAVEGIVPNTRSKTNRFKIPCQVHIFARIHDFPAVKSALLGAGLQLISNSDAGFTLSEAAVVKEKKAESGYKTVDEIFKLVEENASQNGALEPMEPPKEVIKSELFRHQKEGLGWLVGRENSVDLPPFWEEKNDGSFVNVLTNYHTDKRPEPLRGGIFADDMGLGKTLTLLSLIAFDKYGSCCNSASVDESIPNDNEMGEDEEGMSVSGSKKGKKTKTSKKGTTARKRRKTEDGNDKSTAGFSSKSTIIVCPPSVFSTWVTQLGEHTRPGRLKVYMYYGDRTRNAEELKKYDIVLTTYSILATEHSWPTSSPVQKIEWWRVILDEAHTIKNVNAQQSQAVTNLKAKRRWAVTGTPIQNGSFDLFSLMSFLRFEPFSIKSYWQSLVQRPLAHGNKMGLSRLQVLMATISLRRTKDKALIGLPPKTTETCYMELSAEERELYDRMEGEAKSVMRNYIDTGSMMRNYSTVLSIILRLRQICTDSALCPSDLKSLLPSNNIEDVSKNPELLKKMVEVLQDGEDFDCPICISPPTNVVITCCAHIFCQACIMKTLQRTKPCCPLCRGPLSQSDLFSAPQTSSDDDNAKSPRTTMSSKVSALLKLLVESRDQNPLAKSVVFSQFRTMLLYLEEILQTAGFKVLRLDGTMTANKRAQVIKQFGVVGDDAPTILLASLKASGTGINLTAASRVYLLEPWWNPAVEEQAMDRVHRIGQKEDVKIVRLITRNSIEERILELQEKKKKLAKEAFGKRSAKDRRDMGADDLISLVSL; this is translated from the exons ATGGACGATCAAGAAGACCCAGTGAGCCTCTTCTTGAGCCTCGACCAGTGGCAAGGTCCCCCTGATTCCGACGACTCCGATCCTCTCCCTACTCCCTCCGATACCTACATGCTCGGCTTCCTCATCGCCAACATCGTCGGCATCCAGTACTACTCCGGCACCATCACCGGCCGCGAAATGGTCGGCCTCGTCCGCGAGCCCCTCAACCCCTACGATTCCAACGCCATCCGAGTCCTCAACACCCGCACTGTCCAAGTCGGCCACATCGAACGCGCCGTCGCCGCCGCCCTCGCCCCCTTGATCGACGCCGAACTCATTGCCGTCGAGGGCATCGTCCCCAACACGCGCTCCAAGACCAACCGGTTCAAGATTCCTTGCCAGGTCCACATCTTCGCCAGAATCCACGACTTCCCCGCCGTCAAATCCGCCCTTCTCGGCGCCGGGCTGCAGTTGATTTCGAATAGCGATGCGGGTTTTACGCTCTCGGAGGCGGCGGTGGTGAAGGAGAAGAAGGCTGAGAGTGGGTACAAGACTGTGGATGAGATTTTCAAGCTGGTGGAGGAAAATGCCAGCCAAAACGGTGCGTTGGAGCCGATGGAGCCGCCCAAGGAGGTGATCAAATCGGAGCTTTTTCGGCACCAGAAGGAAGGGCTGGGCTGGTTGGTTGGCAGAGAAAATTCAGTTGATTTGCCTCCGTTTTGGGAAGAGAAAAATGATGGGTCTTTTGTCAATGTGTTGACAAATTACCATACCGATAAGCGACCCGAGCCATTAAGAGGTGGGATCTTTGCAGATGATATGGGTTTGGGTAAGACTCTCACTTTGCTTTCCTTGATTGCTTTTGATAAATATGGTAGCTGCTGCAACAGTGCCAGTGTGGATGAAAGCATACCAAATGATAATGAAATGGGTGAGGATGAGGAGGGAATGTCTGTTTCTGGTAGTAAGAAGGGTAAGAAGACTAAGACAAGTAAAAAGGGAACCACTGCAAGGAAAAGACGTAAAACTGAGGATGGCAATGATAAGTCTACTGCTGGTTTCAGTAGCAAGTCCACGATAATTGTGTGCCCTCCTTCTGTATTTTCAACTTGGGTAACACAGCTAGGAGAACACACTAGGCCGGGCAGATTGAAGGTGTATATGTATTACGGGGATCGGACTCGAAATGCTGAGGAGCTGAAGAAGTATGATATAGTGCTAACCACTTACAGTATTCTTGCTACTGAACATTCGTGGCCAACAAGTTCTCCTGTTCAAAAGATTGAGTGGTGGCGGGTCATTTTGGATGAGGCGCATACGATTAAGAATGTGAATGCTCAACAAAGTCAGGCTGTCACTAATTTGAAGGCTAAGCGAAGGTGGGCTGTTACTGGAACTCCAATCCAGAATGGCTCATTTGACTTGTTTTCTTTGATGTCTTTTTTGAGGTTTGAGCCTTTCTCAATTAAGAGCTACTGGCAAAGCTTGGTGCAGCGACCTCTTGCTCATGGTAACAAGATGGGGCTCTCACGACTTCAG GTTTTGATGGCAACAATTTCTTTGCGGAGAACAAAAGACAAAGCACTGATTGGACTGCCACCTAAAACTACAGAGACTTGCTACATGGAATTATCTGCTGAAGAACGTGAGCTGTATGATAGGATGGAAGGAGAAGCAAAGAGTGTAATGAGGAATTACATAGACACTGGTAGTATGATGCGGAACTATTCCACTGTACTTAGCATAATCTTACGACTGCGGCAAATCTGTACTGATTCGGCCTTGTGCCCGTCTGATCTCAAGTCACTTCTTCCTTCCAACAATATTGAAG ATGTATCAAAGAACCCAGAGCTACTGAAAAAGATGGTTGAGGTGCTGCAAGATGGTGAAGATTTTGATTGTCCAATATGTATTTCTCCACCAACCAATGTTGTTATTACTTGCTGCGCACACATCTTTTGCCAAGCTTGTATTATGAAAACCCTTCAGCGCACAAAACCCTGCTGTCCTTTGTGTCGCGGTCCTCTGTCACAGTCTGATCTGTTCTCAGCCCCTCAAACATCTTCTGACGATGACAACGCAAAATCCCCAAGAACAACAATGTCTTCAAAAGTATCTGCTCTCCTAAAACTTCTTGTTGAATCAAGGGATCAAAACCCATTGGCAAAATCAGTAGTGTTTTCACAATTTCGAACCATGTTGCTATATCTTGAAGAGATACTGCAAACAGCTGGTTTCAAAGTTTTGCGTTTAGATGGGACTATGACTGCAAATAAAAGAGCTCAGGTAATCAAACAGTTTGGGGTTGTAGGAGATGATGCGCCTACAATTTTGCTTGCAAGTCTGAAGGCTTCAGGAACAGGGATAAATCTTACTGCTGCTAGTAGAGTCTATTTGTTGGAGCCATGGTGGAACCCCGCAGTTGAGGAACAAGCAATGGATCGAGTTCACCGGATTGGACAGAAGGAGGATGTAAAGATTGTCAGATTGATTACCCGAAACAGCATCGAAGAGAGGATATTAGAGTTACAGGAGAAAAAGAAGAAACTTGCAAAGGAAGCTTTTGGAAAGAGATCTGCAAAGGATCGCAGAGATATGGGTGCTGATGATCTTATTAGCCTCGTGTCCTTATAA
- the LOC101311376 gene encoding mitotic-spindle organizing protein 1A-like, whose translation MDADAAKTARESLDLAFQMSNILETGLDRHTLSILIALCDLGLNPEALAAVVKELRNDLGPLTPQDAAPHVP comes from the coding sequence ATGGATGCGGATGCTGCAAAAACTGCCCGCGAGTCTCTGGACCTAGCATTTCAGATGTCCAACATTCTTGAGACAGGACTTGATCGTCACACCCTCTCCATCCTTATTGCACTCTGTGATTTGGGTCTCAACCCTGAGGCGTTAGCAGCTGTAGTCAAGGAGCTCCGAAATGACCTCGGGCCACTTACACCACAAGATGCTGCTCCTCATGTACCATGA